A genomic window from Rattus norvegicus strain BN/NHsdMcwi chromosome 9, GRCr8, whole genome shotgun sequence includes:
- the Gbx2 gene encoding homeobox protein GBX-2: MSAAFPPSLMMMQRPLGSSTAFSIDSLIGSPPQPSPGHFVYTGYPMFMPYRPVVLPPPPPPPPALPQAALQPALPPAHPHHQIPSLPTGFCSSLAQGMALTSTLMATLPGGFSASPQHQEAAAARKFAPQPLPGGGNFDKSEALQADTEDGKAFLAKEGSLLAFSAAEAVQASLVGAVRGQGKDESKVEDDPKGKEESFSLESDVDYSSDDNLPGQTAHKEEDPGHALEETPQSGGAAGSTTSTGKNRRRRTAFTSEQLLELEKEFHCKKYLSLTERSQIAHALKLSEVQVKIWFQNRRAKWKRVKAGNANSKTGEPSRNPKIVVPIPVHVSRFAIRSQHQQLEQARP; the protein is encoded by the exons ATGAGCGCAGCGTTCCCGCCGTCGCTGATGATGATGCAGCGCCCGCTGGGGAGTAGTACCGCCTTCAGCATAGACTCGCTGATCGGCAGCCCGCCGCAGCCCAGTCCCGGCCATTTCGTCTACACCGGCTACCCCATGTTTATGCCCTACCGGCCGGTGGTgctgccgccaccgccgccgccgcctcccgcGCTGCCCCAGGCAGCGCTACAGCCCGCGCTGCCGCCCGCGCACCCTCACCACCAGATCCCCAGCTTGCCCACCGGCTTCTGCTCCAGCCTGGCGCAGGGCATGGCGCTCACCTCCACTCTCATGGCCACGCTGCCCGGCGGCTTCTCTGCGTCGCCCCAGCACCAAGAGGCGGCCGCCGCCCGCAAGTTCGCTCCGCAGCCGCTGCCTGGAGGCGGCAACTTCGACAAATCCGAGGCGCTCCAAGCCGATACGGAGGACGGCAAAGCCTTCTTGGCCAAGGAGGGCTCGCTGCTCGCCTTCTCTGCGGCCGAAGCGGTGCAAGCGTCGCTCG TCGGGGCTGTCCGAGGGCAAGGGAAAGACGAGTCAAAGGTGGAAGATGACCCGAAGGGCAAGGAGGAGAGCTTCTCTCTGGAGAGCGATGTGGATTACAGCTCAGATGACAATTTGCCTGGCCAGACTGCTCATAAGGAAGAAGACCCCGGCCACGCACTGGAGGAGACCCCGCAGAGCGGCGGTGCGGCAGGTAGCACCACGTCCACAGGCAAGAACCGGCGGCGGCGGACTGCCTTTACCAGCGAGCAGCTGCTGGAGCTGGAGAAGGAATTCCACTGCAAAAAGTACCTCTCCCTGACCGAGCGCTCACAGATCGCCCATGCCCTCAAACTCAGCGAGGTGCAAGTAAAAATCTGGTTCCAGAACCGCCGGGCCAAGTGGAAACGTGTCAAGGCAGGCAACGCCAATTCCAAGACGGGGGAGCCCTCTCGGAACCCCAAGATCGTAGTCCCCATCCCTGTCCATGTCAGCAGGTTCGCTATTCGAAGTCAACACCAGCAGCTGGAGCAGGCCCGACCCTGA